Sequence from the Methanolacinia paynteri genome:
GACTTGTAACAGCCGTTGCAGAGAAGAGCGATGTCTTTCTTCATCTCTTCGGCAAGGCAAAGGTTCCTTGCGGCCATCGCATACCAGACATTGAGGTTGATGGCACCGAAGGCACCGGGCGCAGGACAGCAGCTGGCTCCCTTGAGAGGAAGGAGCTCTATCCCGAGTTTTGCACTTGTCCTGATGGCGGATGCCTCGCAGCCGGGGTAGCGGTTCGGGGCGACGCAGCCGAGGAAGAATGCGTAGGAATATTCGAATTCTTTTGCCATCTTTAATTACCTCCTTCGGAAAGGATACGGTCGGCGTTCTCCTTGAGTTTGTAGTGGTCGATGATCTTCCGGATGCCTTCCATGTATTCAGGATATGAATGCGTGGTCGGAGGGTCGCGGGGAAGACCGAGCTTCTCGCGGGCCGCACGGTTGACGTCGTTGTTAGGAACACCGTGGCCGGATGTGTAGATCAGGTTCACGGTCTGGAGGAAGTTTCTCGGGACGATGTCGATCTCGAACGCGAGGTTCCTCATTGCCATGATGACGTCGGTCGGGAAAAGGTCGCGGGGACAACGGTCCGAACATGAGTAGCACGTCGTGCAGAGCCAGAGATCCGGATCGGTCAATGCCTCGTCCTCGAGACCAAGGACGGCTCTCCTCATGAACAGGCGAATCCTGTAAGAACTCCTGGGCGCTGAAGGACACGAGCCGGTACATGTTCCGCACTGGTAACACATGTGCGACATTGTACCGCTGATCTTCTCCACACGCTTGCTGAAGTCCTTGTGCGAATCGGAGGTATAGTAGTTCCTGTCCGCAAGTCTCTTCTCGAGGTCAGGGTTTCCATAATTTTTCTCTACTGCCATTTTATTTCTCACCTCATTCTGCGGTCTTCAGCTCAACTTTACCAAAGTCGCCTTCCTTGACCTTGGAGGTTCTCGGCCGAAGCAGCTTCTCCTTGATTGTATTAAAGAGGTCAGTCTCCTTGCCCTTCATACGGATGCCCGTACGCTTGAGAACGATGATGTCCTCGCCGGGGCAGGCATTGACACATACGCCGCAGAGAATACAGAAGTCCTTGTTGACTGCAATCTTTGCTTCGACCTCTCCGTGCATATCTGCAGGATTCTTCGGGCTTGGCAGGTAGATCGCGTTGGCCGGGCATATCTCGACGCATGTCGAACATCCGCCGGGGCACTTCTCGGTGTGGAACTCGATATCTCCCTCGAAGAGTTTCTCGACTGTAATCGCTTCGGTCGGGCAGTTTACGGCGCACCAGCGGCACGTGATACAGTCCTCGGTGATGCTGACCTTGCCTCTCTTCTCCTGCACTGCTTCCTCGCGTGTAACCGTAATCGCTTCGGAAGGACAGATCTCGGAACAGACTCCACAGCCGTCGCATAGTTTCTGCGTCCACTTGACCTCTCCCTGAACCTTGCCTATCTCGGGTGAGAACGGCTTCTTCTTGACAGTCAGTGCCGCACATACATCTCCGCACAGTCCGCAGACCGTACACTTCTCTTCATCGCAGTCGAAGGTTATATTTGCATGAATGGCCTCGGCTTTTTTCAGGCCGGCAGCATCCGTTCCTTCGAATGCCGGGACATCACGAAGTATTGCCTTTTCAGGTGTCCGCGGGCATACATCCTTGCATGTCGTGCAGAGTATGCATTTCTCGTCGTCGATCGTCCTGACAGGATCATATGTAGGAAATCCCTCCCTCTCGATAATAGGGAGCTTCTCCTCTCCGTCGATCCCGAGAAGCATCGCGTTGAACGGGCACATTACGACACATACACCGCAGTATGAGCACTTCGTCTCGTCGACGGTCACGGCCTCTCCGTACTGGATCGCACCCCTCCTGATCGCTCCGACGGGACCGAGAGTAATAGCCTCTTCAGGGCAGGCATCAACGCAGATTCCGCAGCCGGTGCAGTTGTCCAGGTCGAATACCAGTTGGTTGACCTGTTTTAAGAGCCTCTGCTCCATTATTGTGAGGTTTCCCTCTTTCCTGTGCGAATATTTTGGAAAAAGCGTATTCATAACTAACACTCCACGCTAAATCAGGCTTACCGGATGGCAAATATTGCAACAACCTCTACAACGCTTTATTACAGCATCTTCAACAGCTGCTATATTCCGACACACCTTCATCTCGATTGGTTATCGATTGCTAAAAGGTGGGGATAGAAAATAGATAAACATTCTGAAAAAAGTTAAACATAAAAATTGAAAATCAATGTTTGAGTTAAATTAACTTAATTAATCTGCTATTATGCCCCGACTGTGACTGCATAGAGATGCAGAACAGTACCGTTTAAGAAAAAAGCAGGCGAAAAGATTGTTGATAGTTATGGATAACGATACGGAAGAGGTAATCCAGGACTTTCTAAGCCACTCGGATCAGATAGGCGAAAGCCTCTATGCAGAGCTCAACGAAATATTCGGCCTCGTGCCGTTCATCTTCACCGCAATCAGCGAAAGGCAGAAGCCGTTCGTATTCAACGGCCTCGGCGATCTTTACACGAGCAGGCCCGAGAGTCTCGACCCGAAGACGGCGGAGATCGCAACGATCGCGGCGGCAGCGGCATGCGGTGCGGACAAATGCCTTGGCGTCCACATAAAATCGGCTCTCAGGGCGGGCGTAACGAGGGACCAGATCCTCGACACCATACTCATAGGCGCAATGATCAACAGGACACGCAGCCTTGCGTTATCGCTTAAAGTCTTCGAAAGCAGCGCCGGAAAGTCTGAAGACCAAAAACCCTGAGAGATATTACCCGGGTTTCCCCCGGCCCCGGCTAAATCAAATATTATTTTACCTTACAGATCAAGAAATTTAGTTGTTACATAAAAGAGGTATATCAACATGGAACTTAACGGAGTTCAAATCGAAGACGAATTCGCAGAGGCATTCCCCAACTGGGCATGCAGGGTTATAATTACAGCAATAACCGACAAATGGGCGCTCCAGGCGGCGACAGAAGCGACAGGTTTCGCGACCTCGGCAATCGGCTGCCCGTGTGAGGCAGGAATCGAGAAGATCCTCACTGCATCCGAGACACCCGACGGAAGGCCCGGAGTAGCAGTCCTGTTCTTTGCAGGCGGAAAGAAGAAGTTAAAGGAGCAGGTAGTCGAGCGCCTTGCAGAGTGTGTCCTTACACAGCCGACAACAGCCGTATTCGACGGCATGCCCGAGGCAGAAGAGAGGATCGACGTAAAGCTCCACTTCTTCGGCGACGGATACGAATACCAGAAGGAAGTCGGCGGACGCAACTGCTGGGCAATCCCCATCATGAACGGCGAGTACATCGGCGAAGAGAACTACGGTATCGTTAAGGGAATTGCAGGAGGTAACTTCTTCATCATGGGAGAGAACATCCCCGCCGCACTCATGGCCGCAGACGCCGCGGTAGCCGCAATAAAGAATGTCCCCGGATGCATGTGCT
This genomic interval carries:
- a CDS encoding carboxymuconolactone decarboxylase family protein, which gives rise to MDNDTEEVIQDFLSHSDQIGESLYAELNEIFGLVPFIFTAISERQKPFVFNGLGDLYTSRPESLDPKTAEIATIAAAAACGADKCLGVHIKSALRAGVTRDQILDTILIGAMINRTRSLALSLKVFESSAGKSEDQKP
- a CDS encoding 4Fe-4S binding protein — its product is MNTLFPKYSHRKEGNLTIMEQRLLKQVNQLVFDLDNCTGCGICVDACPEEAITLGPVGAIRRGAIQYGEAVTVDETKCSYCGVCVVMCPFNAMLLGIDGEEKLPIIEREGFPTYDPVRTIDDEKCILCTTCKDVCPRTPEKAILRDVPAFEGTDAAGLKKAEAIHANITFDCDEEKCTVCGLCGDVCAALTVKKKPFSPEIGKVQGEVKWTQKLCDGCGVCSEICPSEAITVTREEAVQEKRGKVSITEDCITCRWCAVNCPTEAITVEKLFEGDIEFHTEKCPGGCSTCVEICPANAIYLPSPKNPADMHGEVEAKIAVNKDFCILCGVCVNACPGEDIIVLKRTGIRMKGKETDLFNTIKEKLLRPRTSKVKEGDFGKVELKTAE
- the hdrC gene encoding CoB--CoM heterodisulfide reductase subunit C, whose product is MAVEKNYGNPDLEKRLADRNYYTSDSHKDFSKRVEKISGTMSHMCYQCGTCTGSCPSAPRSSYRIRLFMRRAVLGLEDEALTDPDLWLCTTCYSCSDRCPRDLFPTDVIMAMRNLAFEIDIVPRNFLQTVNLIYTSGHGVPNNDVNRAAREKLGLPRDPPTTHSYPEYMEGIRKIIDHYKLKENADRILSEGGN
- the fhcD gene encoding formylmethanofuran--tetrahydromethanopterin N-formyltransferase, producing the protein MELNGVQIEDEFAEAFPNWACRVIITAITDKWALQAATEATGFATSAIGCPCEAGIEKILTASETPDGRPGVAVLFFAGGKKKLKEQVVERLAECVLTQPTTAVFDGMPEAEERIDVKLHFFGDGYEYQKEVGGRNCWAIPIMNGEYIGEENYGIVKGIAGGNFFIMGENIPAALMAADAAVAAIKNVPGCMCSFPVVASGSKVGSNKYKFMAATTNEKYCPTIREKVEDTKVPEGVKAVYEIVIDGVDETAIKAATKAGIEAAVMVPGIKLISAGNFGGNLGPFQFKLYEIL